A genomic region of Castor canadensis chromosome 16, mCasCan1.hap1v2, whole genome shotgun sequence contains the following coding sequences:
- the Fndc9 gene encoding fibronectin type III domain-containing protein 9: protein MNIEVGNISYTGAIISWSSSEPCLEDYYHIMYRPNWNSIFSGYLRYSFHHEEKVPRAISSVVLEHLAPSTLYFLCVSCKKASLPYRHYCTMFHTLDKSPLAAGGSLVDPQISLWVLMAILLACFTAVLAFICLQFWCIRCHEPRWSYRAGHMEEANGLVRWPEEAPALGQREEDLQGLPLVELPRKNSGANAELEAEAQQDAPDVGALLREGGNQPAILPPCRE, encoded by the coding sequence ATGAACATCGAGGTTGGAAACATTTCTTACACGGGCGCCATCATCTCCTGGTCGTCCTCAGAGCCCTGCCTGGAGGACTATTACCATATTATGTACAGGCCCAACTGGAACAGCATCTTCTCTGGCTATCTTCGCTACAGCTTCCACCACGAAGAGAAGGTGCCCCGAGCGATCAGCTCCGTGGTACTGGAACACCTCGCCCCTTCCACTCTCTACTTCCTCTGCGTCAGCTGTAAGAAGGCCTCTTTGCCCTACAGGCACTACTGCACCATGTTCCACACCCTGGATAAGAGTCCACTGGCTGCTGGGGGCTCCCTGGTGGACCCCCAAATATCCCTTTGGGTGCTGATGGCCATTCTTCTGGCCTGTTTCACAGCTGTCTTGGCCTTCATCTGCCTCCAGTTCTGGTGTATCCGCTGCCATGAGCCTCGGTGGTCTTACAGAGCTGGCCACATGGAAGAAGCCAATGGGTTGGTGAGATGGCCAGAGGAGGCCCCAGCTCTTgggcagagggaggaagacctGCAGGGGCTCCCCCTGGTGGAACTGCCTCGCAAGAATTCTGGAGCCAATGCTGAACTTGAGGCGGAAGCCCAGCAGGATGCCCCTGATGTGGGAGCCTTACTTAGGGAGGGTGGGAACCAACCCGCCATATTGCCTCCCTGCAGGGAGTAA